A genomic segment from Desulfurispirillum indicum S5 encodes:
- the cbiQ gene encoding cobalt ECF transporter T component CbiQ, whose protein sequence is MGCFCFLHRWDPRCRLLAALVLAFSFSFVKALHLLPLILGVGFACSVLAGLGPMALFNRLRLPSFIIVAMVIFLPFAGGQTVLLDLGMVSVSREGTHAALLIAARFYAIMMVVFAMIGTMTLEVTINTLKSLGLPPVMADMAGLVLRYFHVIADDHGRMTTAMTLRGYSIKPWSLLSLRTMAWLWGSLFLRSHERSQRVYQAMILRGYHLGRPTGHPFPPWRHLVLLGLVLVVCAFIIFLQLQAGYSHG, encoded by the coding sequence ATGGGGTGTTTTTGTTTTCTCCACCGTTGGGATCCGCGTTGTCGTTTGCTGGCTGCCCTGGTGCTGGCCTTCAGCTTTTCCTTTGTCAAAGCGCTGCATTTGCTGCCACTGATTCTGGGGGTTGGGTTTGCGTGTTCAGTGCTGGCGGGCCTTGGGCCAATGGCCCTCTTCAACCGTCTGCGTCTGCCATCGTTCATTATTGTGGCCATGGTGATTTTCCTCCCCTTTGCTGGTGGCCAGACGGTGCTGTTGGATCTCGGGATGGTCAGTGTCTCCCGTGAGGGGACGCACGCCGCTCTTTTGATTGCGGCCCGCTTTTATGCCATCATGATGGTGGTGTTCGCGATGATAGGAACCATGACCCTGGAGGTAACAATAAATACCTTGAAGTCCCTGGGGCTGCCGCCGGTGATGGCCGATATGGCCGGGCTTGTGCTGAGGTATTTCCATGTCATTGCCGATGACCATGGACGCATGACCACCGCCATGACCCTGCGCGGTTACTCGATAAAACCATGGTCACTTCTGTCACTGCGCACCATGGCCTGGCTGTGGGGCAGTCTGTTTCTGCGCAGCCATGAGCGTTCCCAGCGGGTCTACCAGGCGATGATCCTGCGTGGCTACCACCTGGGCAGACCGACAGGTCACCCGTTTCCTCCCTGGCGCCACCTGGTGTTGCTGGGGCTGGTGCTTGTGGTCTGCGCGTTTATTATATTTCTTCAATTACAGGCAGGATATTCCCATGGCTGA
- a CDS encoding energy-coupling factor ABC transporter ATP-binding protein has translation MAESHTPVLRIEGLCFSYPDTPHVIRALNLEVLPGEKVGVIGPNGAGKSTLFLLISGILAAEQGCIDFMGKPLRIGQFHPDMALVFQQSDDQLFCPTVREDVAFGPRNMGLDNVTVEKRVADALERTGTSAFAQKAVHHLSVGQKRMVAIAGALAMEPRLVLYDEPSASLDIRSRRQLIGLLQRSRHAMLLASHDLELILEVCTRVILIDDGAIVADGEPRAIMADEGLMCAHGQEKPHSLVPHQLLHHH, from the coding sequence ATGGCTGAATCTCATACTCCGGTACTGCGTATTGAAGGGCTGTGCTTCTCCTATCCCGATACGCCCCATGTCATCAGAGCTCTGAATCTGGAAGTTCTGCCTGGAGAAAAAGTCGGTGTGATCGGGCCCAACGGAGCAGGGAAGAGTACGTTGTTTCTGCTGATCAGCGGTATCCTCGCGGCAGAGCAGGGCTGTATTGACTTTATGGGAAAGCCATTGCGAATCGGGCAGTTTCATCCTGACATGGCTTTGGTCTTTCAGCAGTCCGACGATCAGCTCTTCTGCCCGACAGTTCGTGAAGATGTGGCATTTGGTCCTCGCAACATGGGGCTGGATAATGTCACTGTGGAAAAGCGGGTAGCTGACGCTCTGGAGCGGACGGGAACATCCGCGTTTGCCCAGAAGGCGGTGCACCATCTTTCCGTGGGCCAGAAGCGCATGGTTGCCATCGCCGGTGCTCTGGCCATGGAGCCCCGTCTGGTGCTCTATGATGAGCCCAGTGCCAGTCTCGATATACGCTCTCGCCGCCAGCTTATCGGTCTGCTGCAACGCTCTCGCCACGCCATGCTGTTGGCTTCCCACGACCTGGAGCTGATTCTGGAGGTCTGTACCAGGGTGATCCTGATAGATGATGGTGCTATCGTGGCCGATGGCGAACCCCGAGCGATTATGGCCGATGAAGGGTTGATGTGCGCCCATGGACAGGAAAAGCCCCACTCACTGGTACCTCACCAGCTCCTGCACCACCACTGA
- a CDS encoding PAS domain S-box protein has protein sequence MVLRFFVSRICVVTFAAFLLWVFLPAAASATPPPAVFSCEHLRQYHPFALPTLTVLLLLAAVLGALHIQLSLRLASQKRLYRELLDSLSARVLIFHPVTAEILDANSAALESSGVAATADLNAESSWSASPYSLADARELVRRAVAEGSLCVEWKRHHVSGLPLWEEVTLKTITINGKLTVLATCQDITRRKASEDALRESEERYRAVIGVMNEGVTIQQADGTIVSCNPAIERILGLEPGQLLGSSMTRLNRPAIYPDGSDFPSEERPTQKALRTGLPQRNVVMGVVRQNQQVTWLLCNSEPLFFHDIPEPSMVVTTAIDITALHEAKRHLDQSQLWLQQFAEHTDTVFWVSSPDCVNYISPAYEKVWGYSCQSLYDAPASFLNALHPDDRAATQETIYTLSEQRLGFDLEYRIIRADGRVRWIHARTFPLHDDRGEFTGWVGVADDITEHKEHEIMLQDFSIRMVKEIEAELSQRMQLERRYQTLVEQSPDGVLLLNGQGQVISANPAAGAILGVDIRELIGVRPWKLFQTTQLLGAQEESVAPQSMLMQLKQQRKARFAWNITVPGGQTKNIEVIITDIGKKDSEHFLMLWRDNTEVRQLQQEKRMHEALLIQKSKEAEMGSMIDTIAHQWKQPLNNVAILAQQLQEIYRDNELTAAEMDFHVARILDQVDYMSETVSDFRRFYSASSELESFDLWQQTNAVLMLLKPRLDACHVKLRMQEPVTLMVRGYTSEYRQVILCIVNNAIDAFDEHQSDEKILTITFHSHRDAAEVCICDNAGGIAQELLPHKLFEPFTTTKGARGGTGIGLSLSRTIIGEKMSGQLMATNRDNGACFTIVLPVSP, from the coding sequence ATGGTACTTCGTTTTTTCGTGAGTCGTATATGCGTAGTCACCTTCGCCGCATTTCTTCTTTGGGTTTTTCTCCCTGCCGCTGCCAGTGCCACCCCACCACCGGCTGTTTTTTCCTGTGAACACCTGCGCCAGTATCATCCCTTCGCGCTTCCGACTCTTACGGTACTGCTGCTGCTGGCGGCAGTTCTTGGAGCTTTGCATATTCAGCTGAGTCTGCGGCTGGCTTCCCAAAAGCGCCTCTATCGTGAACTGCTGGACAGTCTGAGCGCCAGGGTGCTCATTTTCCATCCCGTTACAGCGGAAATCCTGGATGCCAATTCGGCGGCACTGGAATCCTCTGGCGTAGCTGCCACTGCTGATCTCAACGCAGAGTCTTCTTGGAGTGCGTCACCGTATTCCTTGGCTGACGCCAGAGAGCTGGTGCGCAGAGCCGTCGCAGAAGGTTCCCTGTGTGTGGAGTGGAAACGCCATCATGTCAGCGGTCTCCCCCTCTGGGAAGAGGTGACCCTGAAGACCATCACCATTAACGGGAAATTGACCGTGCTGGCAACGTGCCAGGATATCACCCGGCGCAAGGCATCCGAGGACGCGCTGCGCGAGAGCGAAGAGCGCTATCGGGCCGTTATCGGGGTTATGAACGAGGGGGTGACAATTCAGCAGGCTGATGGCACCATTGTTTCCTGTAATCCTGCTATTGAACGCATACTGGGTCTTGAGCCTGGTCAGTTGCTGGGAAGCAGCATGACCCGACTGAATCGCCCAGCTATCTATCCAGACGGTTCGGATTTTCCCAGTGAGGAACGTCCGACCCAGAAAGCCCTGCGCACCGGCCTTCCCCAGCGCAATGTGGTTATGGGTGTTGTACGTCAAAATCAACAGGTTACCTGGTTGCTGTGCAACAGTGAGCCCCTCTTTTTTCACGATATCCCTGAGCCCTCAATGGTCGTGACGACGGCCATTGATATTACGGCACTGCACGAGGCGAAGCGCCACCTGGATCAAAGTCAGCTGTGGCTTCAACAATTCGCGGAGCACACGGATACGGTCTTCTGGGTAAGTTCCCCCGATTGTGTCAACTACATCAGTCCCGCCTATGAAAAGGTTTGGGGCTACAGTTGTCAAAGTCTCTATGATGCTCCTGCTTCTTTCCTGAATGCGCTTCATCCGGATGATCGAGCGGCGACCCAGGAAACCATATACACCCTGAGTGAGCAGAGGCTGGGTTTTGACCTTGAGTATCGCATTATTCGCGCTGATGGCCGGGTTCGCTGGATCCATGCCCGCACCTTTCCTCTTCACGATGATCGAGGTGAGTTTACTGGCTGGGTTGGAGTTGCCGATGATATTACGGAGCACAAAGAACATGAAATCATGTTGCAGGACTTCAGCATCCGCATGGTGAAGGAAATAGAAGCTGAACTCTCCCAGCGAATGCAGCTGGAGCGCAGGTATCAGACGCTGGTTGAACAGTCGCCTGATGGAGTGCTGCTGTTGAATGGGCAAGGACAGGTTATCAGTGCGAATCCCGCAGCTGGCGCTATCCTGGGAGTTGATATTCGCGAACTTATCGGTGTGCGACCGTGGAAACTGTTTCAAACCACACAGCTGCTGGGAGCTCAGGAGGAATCTGTCGCTCCCCAGTCAATGCTGATGCAGCTCAAGCAGCAGCGCAAGGCTCGCTTCGCCTGGAATATTACGGTTCCAGGCGGACAGACAAAGAACATTGAAGTGATCATTACCGATATAGGAAAGAAGGACTCTGAACACTTCTTGATGTTGTGGCGGGATAACACGGAGGTACGGCAGCTGCAGCAGGAAAAGCGCATGCACGAGGCGCTTCTTATTCAGAAATCCAAAGAAGCCGAAATGGGGTCGATGATCGACACCATTGCCCATCAGTGGAAGCAGCCCCTCAATAATGTCGCAATACTTGCGCAGCAGTTACAGGAAATCTACCGTGACAATGAACTCACCGCAGCGGAGATGGATTTCCATGTTGCACGGATCCTCGACCAGGTTGACTACATGTCGGAGACCGTGTCGGATTTCCGACGGTTCTATTCTGCTTCCAGCGAGCTTGAGTCATTTGACCTGTGGCAGCAGACCAACGCCGTGCTTATGCTCCTGAAACCACGCCTTGATGCCTGTCACGTGAAACTGCGAATGCAGGAGCCCGTCACTTTGATGGTCAGAGGGTACACCAGTGAATACCGTCAGGTAATCCTCTGCATCGTGAATAACGCAATTGATGCTTTCGATGAACATCAGAGTGACGAGAAAATATTGACGATCACGTTTCACTCCCACCGTGACGCAGCAGAAGTCTGTATCTGTGATAATGCGGGCGGCATTGCTCAGGAGCTGCTTCCCCACAAACTTTTCGAACCATTTACGACAACAAAGGGAGCTCGTGGTGGTACTGGAATTGGCCTCTCCCTGTCCCGTACCATCATAGGAGAGAAAATGTCTGGGCAGTTGATGGCAACCAATCGCGACAATGGCGCTTGTTTCACGATTGTGCTCCCTGTATCTCCCTGA
- a CDS encoding ATP-binding protein has product MQVLFRSIVRCARGLVVLLLSTVPLYTFAADTLTIGSSNNFPPVNMLDEQGRLQGFGRDLSSAVADAMGLRTRYQHSSRYSEVLQWLEQGRIDLIHDTAWTPQRAEFLDFSDPILEMPEVIFVRPERFDIVDLESLSGKKVACIDQHITHLYLKQFPYIDCFMADTPAEGIYHLVAGDVDAFIFPRQIILFYAHRLNVLDSVKEVGTPLRTLTWSMVVAKGNGELLELLNEGLRRVRASGDYDRIYHHWYGRIYDGGYSLQTIGFAVGGIGAGAFVLFLLLLVRNQRRFNRALQLSEYRLREAQRIASVGNWEWNIENNALHWSDEIYRIFGLKPQQFTATYDAFLARVHPCDRQRVVAAVNASVADGSPYDIDHRILLPDGQERVVREQGEVIFRDGRAVTMTGTVHDITRVKRVEQELTASEEKHRNLSERFVAVLNGIPDAIAEIDRQYTIRWVNDAARFLYGRDPEVITGNHCHHLIADSSEPCSECPVRQVFETSTPASQTKYLSGNRIWEINAVPANFHDSTFDTVIIVGRDVTERTHMQQEAMRAAHLSLMGQLSAGVAHEINNPNNFIMLNTSVLQDIWGDISMLLERMHAHQPLHAGGFTFDELRDEIPQMLSRIHRGSQRIKVIVDHLKEFSSQEKATLRDDVEINQVIRDGLTMMANEIRKHGEQFRLELTDQLPLLRGRGPRLEQVIINLVMNALEATHGMQEEVIVASRFNADTSMVEVTVSDTGCGIEPDTLKHLFEPFFTTKYAAGGTGLGLAICQSIIEEHMGSIRVDSSPGIGTTFTVSLPVSRKAKGVSSEKH; this is encoded by the coding sequence ATGCAGGTTCTGTTTCGTTCCATTGTCAGATGTGCGCGTGGGCTGGTGGTGCTGCTGCTGAGTACGGTGCCCCTGTATACCTTTGCCGCTGATACGCTGACTATCGGGAGCAGTAATAACTTCCCTCCGGTGAATATGCTGGATGAGCAGGGTCGGCTGCAGGGTTTTGGACGTGATCTCTCTTCGGCTGTTGCCGATGCCATGGGATTGCGTACCCGCTACCAGCACTCATCCCGTTATTCCGAAGTGCTGCAGTGGCTGGAACAGGGTCGTATAGACCTGATTCACGATACCGCCTGGACCCCTCAGCGCGCCGAATTCCTGGATTTCAGTGACCCCATCCTGGAGATGCCCGAAGTCATATTCGTTCGACCGGAACGTTTTGATATTGTCGACCTGGAATCCCTGAGTGGCAAGAAAGTTGCCTGTATCGATCAGCATATAACCCATCTTTACCTTAAGCAATTTCCCTATATCGATTGTTTCATGGCAGATACTCCCGCAGAAGGTATCTACCACCTGGTTGCCGGTGATGTTGACGCCTTTATCTTTCCCCGGCAGATTATCCTCTTCTATGCCCATCGCCTGAATGTGCTGGACAGTGTCAAGGAAGTGGGAACGCCCCTGCGTACTCTGACCTGGTCAATGGTTGTGGCAAAGGGCAATGGCGAGCTGCTTGAATTGCTCAATGAAGGATTGCGGCGTGTTCGGGCCAGTGGTGACTATGACCGGATTTACCATCACTGGTATGGACGAATCTATGACGGTGGCTATTCACTGCAAACCATTGGGTTTGCCGTTGGGGGTATCGGGGCAGGTGCCTTTGTCCTCTTTCTGCTGCTGCTGGTTCGCAATCAGCGACGTTTCAACCGCGCGCTGCAGTTAAGCGAATATCGCCTGCGCGAGGCTCAGCGCATTGCCAGTGTGGGTAATTGGGAGTGGAATATTGAAAACAACGCCCTGCACTGGTCCGATGAGATCTATCGGATTTTCGGCCTGAAGCCCCAGCAGTTCACAGCCACCTATGATGCTTTTCTTGCGCGGGTCCACCCCTGTGACCGCCAGAGAGTTGTTGCCGCGGTAAACGCAAGTGTTGCCGACGGTTCCCCTTATGATATCGATCATCGGATTCTGCTGCCCGATGGCCAAGAGCGTGTCGTCCGGGAGCAGGGAGAGGTGATCTTCCGTGATGGCCGCGCCGTCACGATGACGGGCACCGTGCACGATATTACCAGGGTGAAGCGGGTGGAACAGGAACTCACGGCCAGTGAGGAGAAACATCGCAATCTCTCCGAGCGTTTTGTGGCTGTGCTGAACGGAATACCGGACGCCATTGCGGAGATCGACCGTCAGTACACCATTCGATGGGTGAATGACGCGGCCCGTTTCCTCTATGGGCGTGATCCCGAAGTCATAACCGGCAATCATTGCCACCACCTGATCGCCGATTCCAGCGAACCGTGTTCGGAGTGTCCCGTGCGCCAGGTTTTTGAAACCTCAACACCAGCCAGCCAGACCAAATATCTCTCCGGAAATCGTATCTGGGAAATCAACGCGGTTCCTGCCAATTTTCACGACTCCACTTTCGATACGGTGATTATCGTCGGACGTGATGTCACCGAACGCACCCATATGCAGCAGGAGGCCATGCGCGCGGCCCATCTTTCTCTCATGGGTCAGCTCAGCGCCGGAGTGGCCCATGAAATCAATAACCCGAATAATTTTATTATGCTGAACACCTCTGTTCTGCAGGATATCTGGGGCGATATCTCCATGCTCCTCGAACGCATGCATGCTCACCAGCCCTTGCATGCCGGCGGTTTCACCTTTGATGAACTTCGTGACGAGATTCCACAGATGTTGTCCCGTATTCATCGTGGGTCACAGCGCATCAAAGTCATCGTCGATCACCTGAAGGAGTTTTCTTCACAGGAGAAAGCCACTCTCCGGGACGATGTGGAGATCAATCAGGTTATTCGCGATGGACTGACCATGATGGCCAATGAGATCAGGAAACATGGGGAGCAGTTCCGGCTGGAACTGACAGATCAACTTCCCCTGTTGCGCGGACGTGGACCACGTCTTGAGCAGGTGATCATCAATCTGGTCATGAATGCCCTTGAGGCAACCCATGGCATGCAGGAGGAAGTGATTGTGGCGAGCCGGTTCAACGCGGATACCAGCATGGTTGAAGTGACGGTCAGCGATACTGGGTGCGGTATAGAGCCGGATACCCTGAAGCACCTCTTTGAACCTTTTTTTACTACAAAATACGCAGCAGGTGGTACCGGCCTTGGTCTTGCCATCTGCCAGTCGATTATTGAAGAGCATATGGGCAGCATACGTGTAGATTCTTCACCGGGAATCGGAACCACGTTTACGGTGAGCCTGCCAGTAAGTCGCAAGGCAAAGGGGGTGAGCAGTGAGAAGCACTGA
- a CDS encoding response regulator: MRSTELKRVIVVDDEQDMLDTIRLPLRLYFQDIHTFSDSRKALDFMGSDRTPALLILDLVMPVLDGASLLEELRSQNIAHPTVILSATSDRKILERCHRSGVTHILQKPIDFSDLRSVIAGILAQY, from the coding sequence GTGAGAAGCACTGAACTCAAGAGGGTGATCGTAGTTGATGATGAACAGGATATGCTCGATACTATCAGGCTGCCACTGCGGCTCTATTTTCAGGATATTCACACCTTCAGCGATTCACGCAAGGCACTGGATTTCATGGGTAGTGATCGGACGCCTGCACTTCTGATACTCGACCTGGTCATGCCAGTCCTTGATGGCGCTTCACTGCTTGAAGAGCTCCGTTCCCAGAATATTGCGCATCCGACTGTTATTCTCAGCGCAACCAGTGACCGCAAGATACTGGAGCGCTGTCACCGGTCAGGAGTCACGCACATACTGCAAAAGCCCATCGACTTCAGTGATTTGCGCTCAGTCATCGCCGGAATACTGGCCCAGTATTGA
- a CDS encoding sigma-54-dependent transcriptional regulator: MSFFQLPLVIIDDEEDSLFSAKVALRSAGYRNITTLCDPRQGLDAVRQQGASVVILDLMMPHLSGQELLAQLMMEFPELTAIVMTAVNDVETAIECMKSGAFDYIVKPFDKSRLMATVQKAVEVSQLRAQVSRMRESLLESLDSTPAAFEEIVTQSPRMKTLFKYIGAVAQSMQPVLINGETGSGKELFARAVHKVSQRPGAFVPINIAGLDDTMFSDTLFGHTKGAFTGAEKTREGLLARAQNGTIFLDEIGDLSEASQVKLLRLLQEGTYYPLGSDTPSTTNARVVLATNRDLVSAVADGSFRKDLFYRIRTHLVRIPPLRERREDIPLLLHHFVEKTARSYGCEAPAISGEVVAFLKSCPFPGNVRELEALVFDAVARCHEGTLGVTHFMEMVRENSSLHETHGFSPMVTNGEGNSLVHLFGYFPTLKELEAFAVSNALDITCGVQAKAATLLGISKQALNQKLKKKILN, translated from the coding sequence ATGTCATTTTTTCAATTGCCACTGGTCATTATAGATGATGAGGAAGACAGCCTCTTTTCTGCCAAAGTAGCCCTGCGATCCGCCGGTTACCGTAACATAACCACACTCTGTGATCCCCGACAGGGCCTGGACGCCGTGCGGCAGCAGGGGGCGTCCGTAGTCATTCTTGACCTCATGATGCCCCATCTGTCAGGGCAGGAACTGCTGGCGCAGTTGATGATGGAGTTTCCTGAGCTTACCGCCATTGTCATGACGGCAGTCAATGACGTGGAGACAGCTATTGAATGTATGAAATCCGGTGCCTTTGACTATATTGTCAAACCCTTTGACAAAAGCAGACTTATGGCAACTGTTCAGAAGGCGGTAGAAGTCAGTCAACTGCGCGCTCAGGTTTCCCGCATGCGTGAAAGCCTGCTGGAAAGCCTCGACAGCACCCCTGCTGCCTTCGAAGAAATCGTAACCCAGAGCCCGCGCATGAAAACCCTTTTCAAGTACATTGGTGCCGTTGCCCAAAGTATGCAACCCGTTCTGATCAACGGGGAGACCGGCAGTGGTAAGGAGCTCTTTGCGCGCGCTGTTCACAAGGTTTCGCAAAGACCGGGGGCTTTTGTCCCCATAAATATTGCCGGCCTTGATGACACCATGTTTTCCGATACCCTCTTCGGGCATACGAAAGGCGCCTTCACTGGTGCGGAGAAGACGCGCGAAGGGCTGCTTGCCAGGGCGCAGAATGGCACCATCTTTCTCGATGAAATTGGAGATCTCAGTGAGGCGAGTCAGGTGAAACTGCTGCGCCTGCTGCAGGAGGGTACTTACTACCCGCTGGGCTCGGATACTCCCAGCACTACCAACGCCAGAGTGGTGCTGGCCACCAACCGTGACCTGGTCAGTGCTGTTGCCGACGGAAGCTTTCGCAAGGATCTGTTCTATCGTATCCGCACGCATTTGGTGCGAATTCCTCCACTGCGGGAGCGTCGTGAAGATATTCCCCTTCTGCTGCATCACTTCGTGGAAAAGACCGCCCGCAGTTACGGCTGCGAGGCACCGGCTATCAGTGGGGAAGTGGTTGCCTTCCTGAAGAGCTGCCCATTTCCAGGAAATGTGCGGGAACTTGAGGCTTTGGTGTTTGATGCTGTCGCTCGCTGCCATGAAGGCACCCTGGGCGTTACCCATTTCATGGAAATGGTGCGGGAAAACAGCAGCTTGCATGAGACCCATGGCTTTTCACCCATGGTGACCAACGGGGAAGGCAACTCGCTGGTACATCTGTTCGGCTACTTTCCTACACTCAAAGAGCTGGAAGCATTTGCCGTTTCCAATGCCCTGGACATCACCTGTGGCGTGCAGGCAAAGGCGGCAACCCTGTTGGGAATTTCGAAGCAGGCGCTTAATCAGAAACTCAAAAAGAAAATACTTAACTGA
- a CDS encoding methyl-accepting chemotaxis protein, producing the protein MISWSLGQKILGSILIIGLVIFGGTFWYLERLGNDVERAVLAERGDFLHEMLHEQLVTKNDVGLTTALTIASNDRIIESLVSGNRELSISTLAAISESLRNQSNYQNVRVHIHTADLRSFLRSWNPASHGDDLSGFRQTLHEVKRTGKALVAFEVGRAGMTHRSIVPIFDGQTYVGSLEVIQGMNSVVQAMAQKNRHLILMMNADQLSVATEMAGNRRSGNLVLAQNQIHDQFFQDFERISSSALFGHSHQSGRQFFFTHQPVLDFQAQQVGVFIIGESLESVMAAVDASRGIVRVSQGITGALVILFMVTLGILLHRLIIRKIKVLCGLVEDIASGDGDLTQRIQVTSRDELGLLSGHFNLFVDKIHDIVFDVKSSAYSVASGNSELSATTEQLSSTFNEQSAQIASVASALEEMDATALEVKNNVELSQEKSRNAMEKTNEGREMVAKAVSAIQAVQRQSDALAEDVQNLGSLTAEITQVLAVINDISEQTNLLALNAAIEAARAGDAGRGFAVVADEVRKLAEKTQESILDIEQIINAVKSQASSISDGMGATENRVREGSVAMERTNETFNHIVNSVEEIVESNDAIASAVEQQYQAIRDISSNVQMIASGVEESSSVVVEVARTVNDLQAQAESLQLLTDRFTIHENQVSTHLLNPA; encoded by the coding sequence ATGATATCCTGGTCTCTTGGACAAAAAATTCTGGGTTCCATTCTTATTATTGGTTTAGTTATTTTCGGAGGTACTTTCTGGTACCTGGAGCGTCTTGGCAATGACGTGGAGCGCGCTGTGCTGGCGGAGCGGGGTGATTTTCTGCACGAGATGCTCCATGAGCAGCTGGTCACCAAGAATGATGTGGGGTTGACGACAGCTTTGACCATCGCCAGTAATGACCGGATTATTGAATCCCTGGTCAGTGGTAATCGTGAGTTGAGTATTTCCACTCTCGCAGCCATTTCTGAATCACTGCGCAATCAATCCAATTATCAGAATGTGCGTGTGCATATTCACACGGCGGATCTGCGCTCCTTTCTGCGTTCATGGAATCCTGCCAGCCATGGTGATGATCTGAGTGGTTTTCGACAGACACTCCATGAGGTGAAGCGCACCGGTAAGGCTCTGGTTGCCTTTGAGGTGGGGCGCGCCGGCATGACCCACCGATCCATTGTTCCCATCTTTGATGGTCAGACGTATGTTGGTTCCCTGGAAGTCATTCAGGGGATGAACTCGGTGGTGCAGGCCATGGCGCAGAAGAACCGTCATCTTATTCTGATGATGAATGCCGATCAGTTGAGCGTTGCGACAGAAATGGCCGGAAACCGGCGCAGTGGCAATCTGGTGCTGGCTCAAAATCAGATACATGACCAATTCTTTCAGGACTTTGAGCGTATTTCATCATCTGCACTCTTTGGCCACTCCCACCAGAGCGGACGCCAGTTTTTCTTCACCCATCAGCCGGTTCTGGACTTCCAGGCTCAGCAGGTGGGTGTGTTCATTATTGGTGAGTCCCTAGAGAGTGTGATGGCGGCAGTGGATGCGTCGCGGGGTATTGTTCGTGTCTCCCAGGGAATTACCGGGGCACTGGTGATTCTCTTTATGGTGACTCTGGGTATTCTGCTTCACCGTTTGATTATACGAAAGATAAAGGTGCTGTGCGGACTGGTGGAGGATATCGCCAGCGGCGATGGAGATCTGACCCAGCGTATACAGGTGACAAGCCGCGATGAACTGGGTCTGCTTTCCGGGCATTTCAATCTTTTTGTGGACAAGATCCACGACATTGTCTTTGACGTCAAATCCAGTGCCTACAGTGTGGCATCGGGCAATTCGGAGCTTTCGGCCACTACAGAGCAGCTCTCATCGACCTTCAACGAGCAGTCGGCACAGATTGCCAGTGTGGCCAGTGCTCTTGAGGAGATGGATGCCACAGCCCTGGAGGTGAAAAACAATGTGGAGCTGAGTCAGGAAAAGTCCCGCAATGCCATGGAGAAGACCAACGAGGGCCGTGAAATGGTTGCCAAAGCCGTCAGCGCTATTCAGGCTGTCCAGCGTCAGAGCGACGCACTTGCCGAGGATGTGCAGAACCTTGGTTCCCTGACGGCAGAAATTACCCAGGTGCTTGCCGTGATCAACGATATCTCGGAGCAGACCAATCTGCTGGCCCTCAACGCCGCTATCGAAGCAGCTCGAGCTGGAGACGCTGGGCGTGGATTTGCTGTGGTTGCCGATGAGGTTCGCAAGCTGGCGGAAAAGACCCAGGAGTCCATTCTGGATATTGAGCAGATCATCAACGCTGTCAAAAGTCAAGCCAGCAGTATTTCCGACGGAATGGGGGCCACCGAGAACCGAGTACGCGAAGGTTCGGTGGCCATGGAGCGCACCAATGAAACCTTTAACCATATTGTCAATTCAGTGGAAGAGATTGTGGAGTCGAATGATGCCATAGCCTCTGCGGTCGAGCAGCAGTATCAGGCCATTCGGGATATTTCGTCCAATGTTCAGATGATTGCTTCCGGAGTGGAGGAGAGTTCATCGGTCGTTGTGGAAGTGGCCCGCACAGTCAATGATCTGCAGGCCCAGGCGGAATCACTGCAGCTGCTGACCGACCGCTTTACCATCCATGAAAATCAGGTGAGCACGCATCTGTTGAATCCGGCCTGA